The following proteins are co-located in the Haemorhous mexicanus isolate bHaeMex1 chromosome 30, bHaeMex1.pri, whole genome shotgun sequence genome:
- the ZMIZ2 gene encoding zinc finger MIZ domain-containing protein 2 isoform X3 gives MLLRLSVRLSVLRSPPPLNYRSCQPHTGAWSPCLPHARVALVQPAWEHEGLGSACCHGGDGSFAYEAVPWQPSTNQPPGSLSVVTTVWGVSNPSQSQVFGSPMGPGGSSSSTPLLPGMAGTSSGMSSPPFLPQQPFAEGPSGKGYVQPSVYGRNTYPSGPGFAASYNGGPSGPGGMGLPSHASRATADFTQAAAAAAVAAAAATATATATATVAALQEKQSQELSQYSAMGTGQSFSNQFLPHAGSRGPNSMSPAGMAGVVAPSGVSPVSMSPVRAPGTGSLYGGQRVPQHTYPGPPQSQQLPRQGLKRAYSNEGYPTQQYLQGGQYAAAGAQYAPSAPQSSAPSPSYPGHRLQQSVGQYLSASGSAGPYYKPAEQFNGQSASFSTYSQAAINGPGRSLPGYPSSPLAGNPTPPMTPGSGIPTYASPGQDVKSPFLADMKPSVAPVHPSPSGPAPGEELRLTFPVRDGVVLEPFRLQHNLAVSNHVFQLRDSVYKTLMMRPDLELQFKCYHHEDRQMNTNWPASVQVSVNATPLTIERGDNKTSHKPLYLKHVCQPGRNTIQITVTACCCSHLFVLQLVHRPSVRSVLQGLIKKRLLPAEHCITKIKRNFSSGTIPGTPGPNGEDGVEQTAIKVSLKCPITFRRIQLPARGHDCRHIQCFDLESYLQLNCERGTWRCPVCNKTALLEGLEVDQYMLGILIYIQNSEHEEITIDPTCSWKPVPIKPDIHIKEEPEGPALKRCRTLSPAHMVLPNIMEMIAALGPGSVPFSALSQPPAGAATDYGTPEPFAAPGVPGPSTLSDFTPGPSSISYQPNIPGSLLAPEKPPVPPLPAQLPPPGRMEPSHPAVQTGLHSAPSGGQPSSTLHSRGTVARPPLGAPAHPADLVFPPAPSMAAAGDGSEAALDLLPELTNPDELLSYLGPPDLPSSSNDDLLSLFENN, from the exons ATGCTCctccgtctgtctgtccgtctCTCTGTCCTTCGCTCGCCTCCCCCCCTCAACTACAGATCTTGTCAACCCCACACTGGTGCCTGGAGTCCTTGTCTGCCTCATGCCAGGGTCGCTCTggtgcagccagcctgggagcatGAGGGTCTGGGGAGTGCCTGCTGCCATGGTGG tGATGGTTCATTTGCATACGAGGCTGTTCCTTGGCAACCAAGCACCAATCAGCCGCCGGGATCCCTCTCCGTGGTAACCACTGTCTGGGGTGTCAGCAACCCCTCCCAGAGCCAG GTTTTTGGCAGCCCCATGGGCCCTgggggaagcagctccagcaccccacTGCTGCCTGGCATGGCAGGCACCAGCTCGGGCATGAGCTCACCGCCattcctgccacagcagccctTCGCTGAGGGGCCATCAGGGAAGGGTTATGTGCAGCCAAGTGTCTATGGGCGCAACACCTACCCCAGTGGGCCAGGCTTCGCTGCCAG CTACAATGGTGGCCCGAGTGGCCCTGGAGGGATGGGGCTCCCCTCACATGCCAGCCGGGCCACTGCTGATTtcacccaggcagcagcagctgctgctgtggctgctgctgctgccacagccacggCCACAGCCACGGCAACGGTGGCTGCactgcaggagaagcagagccaggagctgagccagTACAGTGCG ATGGGCACAGGGCAGTCTTTCAGCAACCAGTTCCTGCCCCATGCTGGATCCCGTGGCCCCAACAGCATGAGCCCAGCTGGCATGGCAGGTGTTGTGGCCCCCTCTGGTGTCTCCCCTGTGAGCATGAGCCCAGTGCGGGCCCCCGGGACTGGCTCCCTCTATGGTGGGCAGCGAGTGCCTCAGCACACCTACCCTGGAcctccccagagccagcagctgccccgCCAGGGCCTCAAGCGGGCATACTCCAATGAG GGGTACCCAACACAGCAGTACCTCCAGGGTGGGCAGTACGCTGCAGCTGGTGCCCAGTATGCCCCCAGCGCCCCCCAGTCCTCCGCTCCGTCCCCCTCAtaccctggccacaggctgcagcagagcgTGGGCCAGTACCTCTCCGCTTCAGGCAGTGCTGGACCCTATTACAAG CCAGCCGAGCAGTTCAATGGGCAGAGTGCCAGCTTCAGCACCTACAGCCAAGCAGCCATCAATGGG CCGGGCCGGTCACTGCCGGGGTACCCCAGCTCGCCGCTGGCCGGGAACCCCACGCCGCCCATGACACCAGGCAGTGGCATCCCCACCTATGCGTCCCCTGGGCAGGATGTCAAGTCGCCCTTCCTGGCAGACATGAAGCCCAGCGTTGCCCCCGTGCACCCGTCCCCTTCAG GGCCGGCCCCCGGCGAGGAGTTGCGACTGACCTTCCCGGTGCGGGACGGCGTGGTGTTGGAGCCCTTCCGCCTGCAGCACAACCTGGCTGTCAGCAACCACGTCTTCCAGCTCCGTGACTCTGTCTACAAGACGCTCATGATGag GCCTGACCTGGAGCTGCAGTTCAAGTGCTACCACCACGAGGACCGGCAGATGAACACCAACTGGCCGGCCTCCGTACAGGTGAGCGTCAACGCCACGCCGCTCACCATTGAGCGTGGTGACAACAAGACCTCCCACAAGCCACTCTACCTGAAGCACGTCTGCCAGCCCGGCAGAAACACTATCCAGATCACTGTCACcgcctgctgctgt TCCCACCTGTTCGTCCTGCAGCTGGTGCACCGGCCCTCGGTGCGCTCGGTGCTGCAGGGGCTCATCAAGAAGCGCCTGCTCCCCGCTGAGCACTGCATCACAAAAA TCAAGCGCAACTTCAGCAGTGGGACCATCCCGGGGACACCAGGGCCCAATGGTGAGGACGGCGTGGAGCAGACGGCCATCAAGGTGTCCCTCAAGTGCCCTATCACCTTCCGGAGGATCCAGCTTCCAGCCAGGGGTCATGACTGCCGGCACATACAG TGCTTTGACCTGGAGTCATACCTGCAGCTCAACTGCGAGAGGGGGACATGGCGGTGTCCTGTCTGCAA TAagacagccctgctggaggggctggaggttGACCAGTACATGCTGGGCATCCTGATCTACATCCAGAA ttCAGAGCATGAGGAGATCACCATTGACCCGACCTGCAGCTGGAAACCTGTCCCTATCAAACCTGACATCCACATCAAGGAGGAGCCGGAGGGGCCAGCGCTGAAGCGGTGTCGGACACTCAGTCCTGCACACATGGTGCTGCCCAACATCATGGAGATGATTGCGGCCCTGGGGCCTGGCTCTGTGCCCTTCTCAGCACTGTCACAACCTCCAGCAGGGGCTGCCACTGACTACGGCACCCCGG AGCCTTTTGCtgcccctggtgtccctggcccCTCAACGCTGAGTGACTTCACACCGGGCCCCTCCTCCATCTCCTACCAGCCCAACATCCCAGGCAGCCTTCTGGCCCCTGAGAAGCCTCCTGTGCcccctctgcctgcacag CTTCCCCCACCGGGACGAATGGAGCCGTCCCACCCCGCCGTGCAGACGGGACTGCACAGCGCTCCCTCGGGCGGCCAGCCGAGCTCCACGCTGCATTCCCGGGGCACAGTGGCACGGCCACCCCTGGGAGCCCCGGCCCATCCCGCCGACCTCGTCTTCCCCCCCGCACCCAGCATGGCCGCGGCGGGCGATGGCTCCGAGGCTGCCCTCGAC ctcctgcccgaGCTGACGAATCCTGACGAGCTGCTCTCCTACCTGGGGCCCCCCgacctccccagcagcagcaacgATGACCTCCTCTCTCTCTTCGAGAATAACTGA
- the ZMIZ2 gene encoding zinc finger MIZ domain-containing protein 2 isoform X2, producing MLLRLSVRLSVLRSPPPLNYRSCQPHTGAWSPCLPHARVALVQPAWEHEGLGSACCHGGDGSFAYEAVPWQPSTNQPPGSLSVVTTVWGVSNPSQSQVFGSPMGPGGSSSSTPLLPGMAGTSSGMSSPPFLPQQPFAEGPSGKGYVQPSVYGRNTYPSGPGFAASYNGGPSGPGGMGLPSHASRATADFTQAAAAAAVAAAAATATATATATVAALQEKQSQELSQYSAMGTGQSFSNQFLPHAGSRGPNSMSPAGMAGVVAPSGVSPVSMSPVRAPGTGSLYGGQRVPQHTYPGPPQSQQLPRQGLKRAYSNEGYPTQQYLQGGQYAAAGAQYAPSAPQSSAPSPSYPGHRLQQSVGQYLSASGSAGPYYKPAEQFNGQSASFSTYSQAAINGPGRSLPGYPSSPLAGNPTPPMTPGSGIPTYASPGQDVKSPFLADMKPSVAPVHPSPSGPAPGEELRLTFPVRDGVVLEPFRLQHNLAVSNHVFQLRDSVYKTLMMRPDLELQFKCYHHEDRQMNTNWPASVQVSVNATPLTIERGDNKTSHKPLYLKHVCQPGRNTIQITVTACCCLVHRPSVRSVLQGLIKKRLLPAEHCITKIKRNFSSGTIPGTPGPNGEDGVEQTAIKVSLKCPITFRRIQLPARGHDCRHIQCFDLESYLQLNCERGTWRCPVCNKTALLEGLEVDQYMLGILIYIQNSEHEEITIDPTCSWKPVPIKPDIHIKEEPEGPALKRCRTLSPAHMVLPNIMEMIAALGPGSVPFSALSQPPAGAATDYGTPGSSFLGPGGFPEPFAAPGVPGPSTLSDFTPGPSSISYQPNIPGSLLAPEKPPVPPLPAQLPPPGRMEPSHPAVQTGLHSAPSGGQPSSTLHSRGTVARPPLGAPAHPADLVFPPAPSMAAAGDGSEAALDLLPELTNPDELLSYLGPPDLPSSSNDDLLSLFENN from the exons ATGCTCctccgtctgtctgtccgtctCTCTGTCCTTCGCTCGCCTCCCCCCCTCAACTACAGATCTTGTCAACCCCACACTGGTGCCTGGAGTCCTTGTCTGCCTCATGCCAGGGTCGCTCTggtgcagccagcctgggagcatGAGGGTCTGGGGAGTGCCTGCTGCCATGGTGG tGATGGTTCATTTGCATACGAGGCTGTTCCTTGGCAACCAAGCACCAATCAGCCGCCGGGATCCCTCTCCGTGGTAACCACTGTCTGGGGTGTCAGCAACCCCTCCCAGAGCCAG GTTTTTGGCAGCCCCATGGGCCCTgggggaagcagctccagcaccccacTGCTGCCTGGCATGGCAGGCACCAGCTCGGGCATGAGCTCACCGCCattcctgccacagcagccctTCGCTGAGGGGCCATCAGGGAAGGGTTATGTGCAGCCAAGTGTCTATGGGCGCAACACCTACCCCAGTGGGCCAGGCTTCGCTGCCAG CTACAATGGTGGCCCGAGTGGCCCTGGAGGGATGGGGCTCCCCTCACATGCCAGCCGGGCCACTGCTGATTtcacccaggcagcagcagctgctgctgtggctgctgctgctgccacagccacggCCACAGCCACGGCAACGGTGGCTGCactgcaggagaagcagagccaggagctgagccagTACAGTGCG ATGGGCACAGGGCAGTCTTTCAGCAACCAGTTCCTGCCCCATGCTGGATCCCGTGGCCCCAACAGCATGAGCCCAGCTGGCATGGCAGGTGTTGTGGCCCCCTCTGGTGTCTCCCCTGTGAGCATGAGCCCAGTGCGGGCCCCCGGGACTGGCTCCCTCTATGGTGGGCAGCGAGTGCCTCAGCACACCTACCCTGGAcctccccagagccagcagctgccccgCCAGGGCCTCAAGCGGGCATACTCCAATGAG GGGTACCCAACACAGCAGTACCTCCAGGGTGGGCAGTACGCTGCAGCTGGTGCCCAGTATGCCCCCAGCGCCCCCCAGTCCTCCGCTCCGTCCCCCTCAtaccctggccacaggctgcagcagagcgTGGGCCAGTACCTCTCCGCTTCAGGCAGTGCTGGACCCTATTACAAG CCAGCCGAGCAGTTCAATGGGCAGAGTGCCAGCTTCAGCACCTACAGCCAAGCAGCCATCAATGGG CCGGGCCGGTCACTGCCGGGGTACCCCAGCTCGCCGCTGGCCGGGAACCCCACGCCGCCCATGACACCAGGCAGTGGCATCCCCACCTATGCGTCCCCTGGGCAGGATGTCAAGTCGCCCTTCCTGGCAGACATGAAGCCCAGCGTTGCCCCCGTGCACCCGTCCCCTTCAG GGCCGGCCCCCGGCGAGGAGTTGCGACTGACCTTCCCGGTGCGGGACGGCGTGGTGTTGGAGCCCTTCCGCCTGCAGCACAACCTGGCTGTCAGCAACCACGTCTTCCAGCTCCGTGACTCTGTCTACAAGACGCTCATGATGag GCCTGACCTGGAGCTGCAGTTCAAGTGCTACCACCACGAGGACCGGCAGATGAACACCAACTGGCCGGCCTCCGTACAGGTGAGCGTCAACGCCACGCCGCTCACCATTGAGCGTGGTGACAACAAGACCTCCCACAAGCCACTCTACCTGAAGCACGTCTGCCAGCCCGGCAGAAACACTATCCAGATCACTGTCACcgcctgctgctgt CTGGTGCACCGGCCCTCGGTGCGCTCGGTGCTGCAGGGGCTCATCAAGAAGCGCCTGCTCCCCGCTGAGCACTGCATCACAAAAA TCAAGCGCAACTTCAGCAGTGGGACCATCCCGGGGACACCAGGGCCCAATGGTGAGGACGGCGTGGAGCAGACGGCCATCAAGGTGTCCCTCAAGTGCCCTATCACCTTCCGGAGGATCCAGCTTCCAGCCAGGGGTCATGACTGCCGGCACATACAG TGCTTTGACCTGGAGTCATACCTGCAGCTCAACTGCGAGAGGGGGACATGGCGGTGTCCTGTCTGCAA TAagacagccctgctggaggggctggaggttGACCAGTACATGCTGGGCATCCTGATCTACATCCAGAA ttCAGAGCATGAGGAGATCACCATTGACCCGACCTGCAGCTGGAAACCTGTCCCTATCAAACCTGACATCCACATCAAGGAGGAGCCGGAGGGGCCAGCGCTGAAGCGGTGTCGGACACTCAGTCCTGCACACATGGTGCTGCCCAACATCATGGAGATGATTGCGGCCCTGGGGCCTGGCTCTGTGCCCTTCTCAGCACTGTCACAACCTCCAGCAGGGGCTGCCACTGACTACGGCACCCCGG GTTCCAGCTTTCTGGGTCCTGGGGGCTTCCCAGAGCCTTTTGCtgcccctggtgtccctggcccCTCAACGCTGAGTGACTTCACACCGGGCCCCTCCTCCATCTCCTACCAGCCCAACATCCCAGGCAGCCTTCTGGCCCCTGAGAAGCCTCCTGTGCcccctctgcctgcacag CTTCCCCCACCGGGACGAATGGAGCCGTCCCACCCCGCCGTGCAGACGGGACTGCACAGCGCTCCCTCGGGCGGCCAGCCGAGCTCCACGCTGCATTCCCGGGGCACAGTGGCACGGCCACCCCTGGGAGCCCCGGCCCATCCCGCCGACCTCGTCTTCCCCCCCGCACCCAGCATGGCCGCGGCGGGCGATGGCTCCGAGGCTGCCCTCGAC ctcctgcccgaGCTGACGAATCCTGACGAGCTGCTCTCCTACCTGGGGCCCCCCgacctccccagcagcagcaacgATGACCTCCTCTCTCTCTTCGAGAATAACTGA
- the ZMIZ2 gene encoding zinc finger MIZ domain-containing protein 2 isoform X4, whose protein sequence is MLLRLSVRLSVLRSPPPLNYRSCQPHTGAWSPCLPHARVALVQPAWEHEGLGSACCHGGDGSFAYEAVPWQPSTNQPPGSLSVVTTVWGVSNPSQSQVFGSPMGPGGSSSSTPLLPGMAGTSSGMSSPPFLPQQPFAEGPSGKGYVQPSVYGRNTYPSGPGFAASYNGGPSGPGGMGLPSHASRATADFTQAAAAAAVAAAAATATATATATVAALQEKQSQELSQYSAMGTGQSFSNQFLPHAGSRGPNSMSPAGMAGVVAPSGVSPVSMSPVRAPGTGSLYGGQRVPQHTYPGPPQSQQLPRQGLKRAYSNEGYPTQQYLQGGQYAAAGAQYAPSAPQSSAPSPSYPGHRLQQSVGQYLSASGSAGPYYKPAEQFNGQSASFSTYSQAAINGDVKSPFLADMKPSVAPVHPSPSGPAPGEELRLTFPVRDGVVLEPFRLQHNLAVSNHVFQLRDSVYKTLMMRPDLELQFKCYHHEDRQMNTNWPASVQVSVNATPLTIERGDNKTSHKPLYLKHVCQPGRNTIQITVTACCCSHLFVLQLVHRPSVRSVLQGLIKKRLLPAEHCITKIKRNFSSGTIPGTPGPNGEDGVEQTAIKVSLKCPITFRRIQLPARGHDCRHIQCFDLESYLQLNCERGTWRCPVCNKTALLEGLEVDQYMLGILIYIQNSEHEEITIDPTCSWKPVPIKPDIHIKEEPEGPALKRCRTLSPAHMVLPNIMEMIAALGPGSVPFSALSQPPAGAATDYGTPGSSFLGPGGFPEPFAAPGVPGPSTLSDFTPGPSSISYQPNIPGSLLAPEKPPVPPLPAQLPPPGRMEPSHPAVQTGLHSAPSGGQPSSTLHSRGTVARPPLGAPAHPADLVFPPAPSMAAAGDGSEAALDLLPELTNPDELLSYLGPPDLPSSSNDDLLSLFENN, encoded by the exons ATGCTCctccgtctgtctgtccgtctCTCTGTCCTTCGCTCGCCTCCCCCCCTCAACTACAGATCTTGTCAACCCCACACTGGTGCCTGGAGTCCTTGTCTGCCTCATGCCAGGGTCGCTCTggtgcagccagcctgggagcatGAGGGTCTGGGGAGTGCCTGCTGCCATGGTGG tGATGGTTCATTTGCATACGAGGCTGTTCCTTGGCAACCAAGCACCAATCAGCCGCCGGGATCCCTCTCCGTGGTAACCACTGTCTGGGGTGTCAGCAACCCCTCCCAGAGCCAG GTTTTTGGCAGCCCCATGGGCCCTgggggaagcagctccagcaccccacTGCTGCCTGGCATGGCAGGCACCAGCTCGGGCATGAGCTCACCGCCattcctgccacagcagccctTCGCTGAGGGGCCATCAGGGAAGGGTTATGTGCAGCCAAGTGTCTATGGGCGCAACACCTACCCCAGTGGGCCAGGCTTCGCTGCCAG CTACAATGGTGGCCCGAGTGGCCCTGGAGGGATGGGGCTCCCCTCACATGCCAGCCGGGCCACTGCTGATTtcacccaggcagcagcagctgctgctgtggctgctgctgctgccacagccacggCCACAGCCACGGCAACGGTGGCTGCactgcaggagaagcagagccaggagctgagccagTACAGTGCG ATGGGCACAGGGCAGTCTTTCAGCAACCAGTTCCTGCCCCATGCTGGATCCCGTGGCCCCAACAGCATGAGCCCAGCTGGCATGGCAGGTGTTGTGGCCCCCTCTGGTGTCTCCCCTGTGAGCATGAGCCCAGTGCGGGCCCCCGGGACTGGCTCCCTCTATGGTGGGCAGCGAGTGCCTCAGCACACCTACCCTGGAcctccccagagccagcagctgccccgCCAGGGCCTCAAGCGGGCATACTCCAATGAG GGGTACCCAACACAGCAGTACCTCCAGGGTGGGCAGTACGCTGCAGCTGGTGCCCAGTATGCCCCCAGCGCCCCCCAGTCCTCCGCTCCGTCCCCCTCAtaccctggccacaggctgcagcagagcgTGGGCCAGTACCTCTCCGCTTCAGGCAGTGCTGGACCCTATTACAAG CCAGCCGAGCAGTTCAATGGGCAGAGTGCCAGCTTCAGCACCTACAGCCAAGCAGCCATCAATGGG GATGTCAAGTCGCCCTTCCTGGCAGACATGAAGCCCAGCGTTGCCCCCGTGCACCCGTCCCCTTCAG GGCCGGCCCCCGGCGAGGAGTTGCGACTGACCTTCCCGGTGCGGGACGGCGTGGTGTTGGAGCCCTTCCGCCTGCAGCACAACCTGGCTGTCAGCAACCACGTCTTCCAGCTCCGTGACTCTGTCTACAAGACGCTCATGATGag GCCTGACCTGGAGCTGCAGTTCAAGTGCTACCACCACGAGGACCGGCAGATGAACACCAACTGGCCGGCCTCCGTACAGGTGAGCGTCAACGCCACGCCGCTCACCATTGAGCGTGGTGACAACAAGACCTCCCACAAGCCACTCTACCTGAAGCACGTCTGCCAGCCCGGCAGAAACACTATCCAGATCACTGTCACcgcctgctgctgt TCCCACCTGTTCGTCCTGCAGCTGGTGCACCGGCCCTCGGTGCGCTCGGTGCTGCAGGGGCTCATCAAGAAGCGCCTGCTCCCCGCTGAGCACTGCATCACAAAAA TCAAGCGCAACTTCAGCAGTGGGACCATCCCGGGGACACCAGGGCCCAATGGTGAGGACGGCGTGGAGCAGACGGCCATCAAGGTGTCCCTCAAGTGCCCTATCACCTTCCGGAGGATCCAGCTTCCAGCCAGGGGTCATGACTGCCGGCACATACAG TGCTTTGACCTGGAGTCATACCTGCAGCTCAACTGCGAGAGGGGGACATGGCGGTGTCCTGTCTGCAA TAagacagccctgctggaggggctggaggttGACCAGTACATGCTGGGCATCCTGATCTACATCCAGAA ttCAGAGCATGAGGAGATCACCATTGACCCGACCTGCAGCTGGAAACCTGTCCCTATCAAACCTGACATCCACATCAAGGAGGAGCCGGAGGGGCCAGCGCTGAAGCGGTGTCGGACACTCAGTCCTGCACACATGGTGCTGCCCAACATCATGGAGATGATTGCGGCCCTGGGGCCTGGCTCTGTGCCCTTCTCAGCACTGTCACAACCTCCAGCAGGGGCTGCCACTGACTACGGCACCCCGG GTTCCAGCTTTCTGGGTCCTGGGGGCTTCCCAGAGCCTTTTGCtgcccctggtgtccctggcccCTCAACGCTGAGTGACTTCACACCGGGCCCCTCCTCCATCTCCTACCAGCCCAACATCCCAGGCAGCCTTCTGGCCCCTGAGAAGCCTCCTGTGCcccctctgcctgcacag CTTCCCCCACCGGGACGAATGGAGCCGTCCCACCCCGCCGTGCAGACGGGACTGCACAGCGCTCCCTCGGGCGGCCAGCCGAGCTCCACGCTGCATTCCCGGGGCACAGTGGCACGGCCACCCCTGGGAGCCCCGGCCCATCCCGCCGACCTCGTCTTCCCCCCCGCACCCAGCATGGCCGCGGCGGGCGATGGCTCCGAGGCTGCCCTCGAC ctcctgcccgaGCTGACGAATCCTGACGAGCTGCTCTCCTACCTGGGGCCCCCCgacctccccagcagcagcaacgATGACCTCCTCTCTCTCTTCGAGAATAACTGA